The following are from one region of the Candidatus Methylomirabilota bacterium genome:
- a CDS encoding extracellular solute-binding protein, with amino-acid sequence MDRRLRHLAEQLDAGLIARREFLRRAAILTGGAVAGPSVLRRMAGAQTRPPFFAWLFRSFVPGVNDVLAKQIEAWAKERKLTPAIDWATFGERDQRLRAGVETGLPHVTEMNAFGPIRYKALLQDVSKLATELAAARGGLLPGAAGTTKVDGTVLAVPRYTMINAFYIRKDVMEDKGLTPPKLYDPDVIAFARKTQNPVKDLWGFGQTLNRCDDGEGFMQSLLWDYGGGVWDNDGKPALATSNREANLKALQFAVDSILKHKIQPPGVMDWTDVSNNEAYLAGKLVTTNNGPSLYYALVQRLLASRTLLVPTPGGPAGSFLASNLYSWGVFARGPGFQLAEDMIRWVEDEKRFAEYVRASIGVAGPVYTARARDPYWKEDANAEAILQNSLRGVHPGYPGPMTPAAVDVQSQNVLTDMAARAVIGGLSPETALKEAHQRVEEIYRAWRTAEPEPPPRLTGPRAR; translated from the coding sequence ATGGATCGTCGGCTCCGGCACCTGGCGGAGCAGCTCGATGCGGGGCTCATCGCCCGGCGGGAATTTCTGCGCCGGGCTGCCATCCTGACCGGCGGCGCCGTGGCCGGCCCGAGCGTGCTCCGGCGGATGGCGGGGGCTCAGACGCGCCCGCCGTTCTTCGCCTGGCTCTTCCGGAGCTTCGTCCCGGGCGTCAACGACGTCCTGGCCAAACAGATCGAGGCCTGGGCCAAGGAACGCAAGCTCACCCCGGCGATCGATTGGGCCACGTTCGGCGAGCGTGACCAACGACTCAGGGCGGGCGTCGAAACCGGTCTGCCGCATGTGACCGAGATGAATGCCTTCGGACCCATACGCTACAAGGCGCTGCTGCAGGACGTCAGCAAGCTCGCCACCGAGCTGGCGGCAGCCCGGGGCGGGCTGCTCCCGGGCGCCGCCGGGACCACCAAGGTGGATGGGACGGTCCTGGCCGTGCCGCGCTACACGATGATCAACGCCTTCTACATCCGCAAGGACGTCATGGAGGACAAGGGCCTGACGCCCCCGAAGCTCTACGATCCTGACGTGATCGCGTTCGCCCGGAAGACCCAGAACCCGGTCAAGGATCTCTGGGGCTTCGGGCAGACCCTGAACCGCTGCGACGACGGCGAGGGCTTCATGCAGAGCCTCCTCTGGGACTATGGTGGGGGCGTCTGGGACAATGACGGGAAGCCCGCCCTCGCCACCTCGAACCGCGAGGCGAACCTCAAGGCCCTCCAGTTCGCGGTCGACAGCATCCTGAAGCACAAGATCCAGCCCCCGGGCGTCATGGACTGGACCGACGTGTCGAATAACGAGGCCTACCTGGCCGGGAAGCTCGTGACCACCAACAACGGCCCGAGCCTCTACTATGCCCTGGTCCAGAGGCTCCTGGCGTCGAGGACCCTCCTCGTGCCGACCCCTGGTGGCCCGGCCGGGAGCTTCCTGGCGAGCAACCTCTACAGCTGGGGCGTCTTCGCCAGGGGCCCCGGCTTCCAGCTGGCCGAGGACATGATCCGCTGGGTGGAGGACGAGAAGCGCTTCGCCGAGTACGTCCGGGCCTCGATCGGCGTGGCCGGCCCCGTGTACACGGCGCGGGCCCGCGACCCCTACTGGAAGGAAGACGCGAACGCGGAGGCCATCCTTCAGAACTCCCTCCGCGGCGTCCACCCCGGCTATCCGGGGCCCATGACGCCGGCCGCGGTGGACGTCCAGAGCCAGAACGTGCTCACCGACATGGCGGCCCGCGCGGTGATCGGCGGGCTCTCCCCGGAGACGGCTCTCAAGGAGGCGCACCAGCGCGTGGAGGAGATCTACCGGGCATGGCGGACCGCCGAGCCCGAGCCTCCGCCTCGGCTGACGGGGCCTCGGGCCCGCTGA
- a CDS encoding BamA/TamA family outer membrane protein, which translates to MLATPRRTLAASMVALALILPNVIRPPGARAQAPPHDPLQGMDPSGRIPKVPFPSDLPEPTRWRYIPEGRIKPGNIFERFLVTTFIAPQFFFEEDVGLGGGIALTDIDFRNERRREFLGAFFTYTTEGQQKYRLIWRRYLYHQDLPSGGVIVEERSALGLAGGYEKTLTRRFFGLGPRTRESDETSYIDEVVDLGLRGDLALPRPGSDWIATLGLRGAHHNLAAGRVSGRPTTDQVFPDLFAAGDGRDSLTLTTGFRYDTRDSQHQPYGGWRLGVSADTSVWQDPGTAGTVFTAYSDVAIPVPPLFHRGGDVREENPPTDTVALGVAVDTTAGDLPFYALPSLGGTHTLRGYIANRFTGNSAWHAVAEYRLWVIPRGVAFTPTLRIERLGFALFAEAGTVADSLGKLPDAAVHTSYGIGFRMALERTALFRVDLGFSPEGTNLTLGFGLSF; encoded by the coding sequence GTGCTCGCGACCCCGCGCCGTACGCTCGCCGCGTCGATGGTGGCGCTGGCGCTGATCCTGCCCAACGTCATTCGCCCACCCGGGGCCCGCGCGCAAGCGCCCCCGCACGACCCGCTCCAGGGGATGGACCCGAGCGGCCGCATCCCCAAGGTGCCCTTCCCGTCCGACCTGCCGGAGCCGACGCGGTGGCGCTACATTCCGGAAGGACGCATCAAGCCCGGCAACATCTTCGAGCGCTTCCTGGTGACGACCTTCATCGCGCCCCAGTTCTTCTTCGAGGAGGACGTGGGCCTGGGCGGGGGGATCGCGCTCACCGACATCGACTTCCGCAACGAGCGCCGGCGCGAGTTCCTCGGGGCCTTCTTCACCTACACGACCGAAGGCCAGCAGAAGTATCGGCTGATCTGGCGCCGCTATCTGTACCATCAGGATTTGCCGAGCGGCGGCGTGATCGTGGAAGAGCGGAGCGCCCTCGGCCTGGCCGGGGGCTACGAGAAGACGCTCACCCGGCGCTTCTTCGGCCTGGGGCCCAGGACGCGAGAGAGTGACGAGACGAGCTACATCGACGAGGTCGTGGATCTCGGCCTCCGCGGCGACCTGGCCCTGCCGCGGCCCGGCAGCGACTGGATCGCCACCCTGGGCCTTCGGGGCGCCCACCACAACCTCGCGGCCGGCCGGGTGTCCGGCCGGCCGACCACCGACCAGGTCTTCCCGGATCTATTCGCGGCCGGCGACGGCCGCGACAGCCTCACCCTCACGACCGGCTTTCGCTACGATACCCGCGACAGCCAGCACCAGCCCTACGGGGGGTGGCGCCTGGGCGTGTCCGCCGATACCTCGGTGTGGCAGGACCCGGGCACCGCGGGGACCGTCTTCACGGCCTATTCCGACGTGGCCATTCCGGTGCCCCCGCTCTTCCACCGGGGGGGCGACGTGCGGGAAGAGAACCCCCCGACCGACACGGTGGCCCTGGGGGTCGCCGTCGACACCACCGCCGGTGATCTGCCCTTTTATGCCCTGCCGAGCCTGGGCGGCACCCACACGCTTCGCGGCTACATCGCCAACCGCTTCACCGGCAACTCGGCGTGGCACGCGGTCGCCGAGTACCGCTTGTGGGTGATCCCGCGCGGCGTCGCGTTCACGCCCACCCTTCGCATCGAGCGCCTGGGCTTCGCCCTGTTCGCCGAGGCCGGGACCGTCGCGGATAGCCTGGGCAAGCTTCCGGACGCCGCCGTCCACACGAGCTACGGGATCGGCTTCCGGATGGCGCTCGAGCGCACCGCGCTGTTCCGCGTGGACCTGGGGTTCTCGCCGGAGGGCACGAACCTCACCCTGGGCTTCGGCCTGAGCTTCTGA